One genomic segment of Salvelinus sp. IW2-2015 unplaced genomic scaffold, ASM291031v2 Un_scaffold1233, whole genome shotgun sequence includes these proteins:
- the LOC112070136 gene encoding isocitrate dehydrogenase [NADP] cytoplasmic isoform X2, producing the protein MSQKIKAGSVVEMQGDEMTRVIWELIKEKLIFPYLEMDLHSYDLGMENRDATDDKVTVEAAEATRRYNVGIKCATITPDENRVEEFQLKQMWRSPNGTIRNILGGTVFREAIICKNIPRLVPGWVKPIIIGRHAHGDQYKATDFVVPGPGRLEMKFTPKIGEPMNFVVHDFEGSGGVALGMYNTDSSIRDFAHSSFQMGLQKAWPLYLSTKNTILKKYDGRFKDIFQEIYEKQYRSKFEQKGIWYEHRLIDDMVAQAMKSDGGFIWACKNYDGDVQSDSVAQGYGSLGMMTSVLICPDGRTVESEAAHGTVTRHYRQHQQGKETSTNPIASIFAWSRGLLHRAKLDDNAELRVFAEXLEVVXVETIEAGFMTKDLAICIKGMXDTKRSDYLNTFEFLDKLSENLKTKMSNQPKL; encoded by the exons CTACGACCTGGGCATGGAGAACCGCGATGCCACGGACGACAAGGTGACGGTTGAGGCGGCGGAGGCGACGCGGCGCTACAACGTGGGCATTAAGTGTGCCACCATCACGCCGGATGAAAACCGGGTGGAGGAGTTCCAGCTAAAGCAGATGTGGCGCTCGCCCAACGGGACCATCCGTAACATCCTGGGAGGCACCGTGTTCAGGGAGGCCATCATCTGTAAGAACATCCCCCGCCTGGTGCCRGGCTGGGTCAAACCCATCATCATCGGCAGGCACGCCCACGGAGACCAG TACAAGGCCACAGACTTTGTGGTACCTGGACCTGGGAGACTGGAGATGAAATTCACACCCAAGATTGGGGAGCCAATGAACTTTGTCGTCCATGACTTTGAAG GTTCAGGTGGCGTGGCTCTGGGGATGTACAACACAGACAGCTCCATCAGGGACTTTGCCCACAGCTCCTTCCAGATGGGGCTGCAGAAAGCCTGGCCTTTGTACCTCAGcaccaagaacaccatcctcaaGAAGTACGACGGACGCTTCAAAGACATCTTCCAGGAGATCTATGAAAA GCAGTACCGCTCTAAGTTTGAGCAGAAGGGGATCTGGTATGAGCATCGTCTGATTGATGACATGGTGGCTCAGGCTATGAAGTCTGATGGAGGATTCATCTGGGCCTGCAAGAACTACGACGGAGACGTCCAGTCTGACTCTGTAGCCCAAG GTTATGGGTCCCTTGGTATGATGACCAGTGTGCTCATCTGTCCTGACGGTCGTACGGTKGAGTCAGAGGCGGCCCACGGCACGGTAACACGCCACTACAGACAGCACCAGCAGGGCAAGGAGACATCCACCAACCCCATCG CGTCCATCTTTGCTTGGTCGCGGGGGCTGCTGCACCGGGCGAAGCTGGATGACAACGCAGAGCTGCGTGTGTTTGCTGAGYCCCTGGAGGTCGTCTGRGTGGAGACCATCGAGGCTGGCTTCATGACCAAGGATCTGGCTATCTGTATCAAAGGCATGYCAGA TACCAAACGCTCAGACTACCTGAACACCTTTGAGTTCCTGGATAAACTGTCAGAGAACCTGAAGACCAAGATGTCCAACCAACCCAAACTGTGA